A genomic stretch from Salvelinus namaycush isolate Seneca chromosome 25, SaNama_1.0, whole genome shotgun sequence includes:
- the LOC120020261 gene encoding aquaporin FA-CHIP-like, which produces MREFKSKAFWRAVLAELVGMTMFIFLSISAAIGNSNNTAPDQEVKVSLTFGLAIATLAQSLGHISGAHLNPAVTLGMLASCQISVFKGVMYIVAQMLGSALASGIVYGTRPEGNAALGVNALNGVSASQGVGIELLATFQLVLCVIAVTDKRRHDVTGSAPLAIGLSVTLGHLAAISYTGCGINPARSFGPALIMNDYTNHWVYWVGPMCGGVAAALVYDFLLYPKFDDFPERMRVLVSGPVGDYDVNGEETAAVEMSSK; this is translated from the exons ATGAGAGAATTCAAGAGCAAGGCTTTCTGGAGGGCCGTACTGGCCGAGCTCGTGGGGATGACCATGTTCATATTCCTCAGCATCTCAGCTGCCATTGGGAACTCAAACAACACCGCTCCTGACCAGGAGGTGAAGGTTTCTCTGACTTTTGGTCTGGCCATCGCCACGCTGGCCCAGAGTTTGGGCCACATCAGTGGAGCCCACCTGAACCCAGCAGTGACACTGGGCATGCTCGCCAGCTGCCAGATCAGTGTGTTCAAGGGGGTGATGTACATCGTGGCTCAGATGCTAGGCTCTGCCTTGGCCAGTGGTATTGTCTATGGAACCCGGCCAGAGGGAAATGCTGCACTGGGGGTCAACGCT CTAAATGGTGTCTCTGCCAGCCAAGGCGTTGGCATCGAGCTCCTGGCTACCTTCCAGCTGGTCCTGTGTGTCATAGCTGTCACTGATAAAAGGCGGCACGACGTCACCGGCTCTGCCCCCCTGGCCATCGGGCTCTCTGTCACTCTGGGACACTTGGCAGCA ATCAGCTACACAGGCTGCGGTATCAACCCTGCCCGATCCTTTGGACCAGCTTTGATCATGAATGATTATACAAACCACTGG GTGTACTGGGTGGGGCCAATGTGCGGAGGTGTGGCAGCTGCTCTGGTCTATGACTTCCTCCTGTACCCCAAGTTTGATGACTTCCCTGAACGCATGAGGGTCCTGGTCAGTGGCCCTGTGGGAGACTATGATGTCAATGGAGAAGAGACCGCAGCAGTAGAAATGTCATCAAAGTAG